The genome window CCTCACGCACTACCAATGGGACGCCGTCGGCCGCCTGCTGCAAGTCACCCTGCCCACCGGTGCGACCCGGGCCTGGAGCTACAACGCCTACGGCAAGGTCATCGCCGAGCGCGACGAGCAGGGCCGAACCACCCGCTACGAATACGCCGACGACCTGCACCTGGTCAGCCGCCGCCTGAACCCCGACGGCAGCGAGCTGAAGTACCGCTACGACTCGGCGCGGCTGTTGCTGACCGAGATCGAAAACGAATCCGGCGAACGATATCAGCTGGACTACACGCCCAACGGCTTGATCCGACAGCAAGTCGGCTTCGACGGCCAACGCACCGCCTACGCCTACGACCTCAACGGCCACCTGCTGGAGAAAACCGAGCACGGCGAGGACGGTTCGCAACGGATCACCCGCTACCAGCGTGACGCGGCCGGGCGATTGCGGATCAAGACCTTGCCCGACGGCCAGGCCATCGAATACCGCTACGACGACCTGGGTCGGCTGATCCAGGTCGACGACGGCAGCGATCACCCGCTGGCCTTCGAATACGACGCCCAGGATCGGTTGGTCACGGAACACCAGGGCTGGGGCACCCTGCGCTATCGCTACGATGCCTGCGGGCGCCTCAACCACCTGCGCCTGCCGGACGACAGCCAGCTCGACTACCACCACGCCTCCGGTGGCGCGCTGACCGCCATCGACCTCAACGGCGCGCGCCTGACCGAACACCGGGTTGACGGCGGCCGCGAGCGGCAACGCCGGCAGGGCCAGCTGCGCAGTGATTACACGTACGACGAACAGGGCCGCCTCAAGGCCCAGACCGTGTGGCAGAACCCCCAGCAACAACTGTTCTGGCGCGATTATGCCTACAGCCCCCGGGGCAACCTCCAGAGCCTTTCCGACCAGCGAAACCGCCGCCGCTACCAGTACGACCCGCTGGATCGCCTGACCCGCATCGACTTTTCCCACAGCGAACCGCCGGAACACTTCAGCCACGACCCGGCCGGCAACCTGCTGATGCAGGACCGTCCCGGGCCGACCACCCTCAAGGGCAACCGCCTGCTGAGGGAGGGCGACCGCCACTACGACTACGACGCCTTCGGCAACCTGATCCGCGAACGCCGCGGCCAGGCCCTGGTCAGCGCCTACCGCTACGACAGCCAACACCGCCTGATCGGCGTCACCGGCGCCGACGGCCGCGAAACGTCCTACCGCTACGACGCCTTCGGCCGACGCATCAGCAAGACCGTGGGCGGCCTGACCACGGAGTTTTTCTGGCAGGGCGACCAGCTCGTCGCCGAAAACAGCCCGCACCACCACCGCAGCTATATCTACGAACCAGGCACCTTCCGCCCGCTGGCCCTGCTCGACGGCGAAGGCCCCGACGCCCGCCCGTTCTACTACCACCTCGACCACCTGGGCACCCCCCAGGAACTGACCAACCCCGCCGGCCAGATCGTCTGGTCGGCGCGCTACAACGGCTACGGCAAACTCACCGAACTCACCCACGGCAGCGCCGAACAACTGGAACAACCGCTGCGCTTCCAGGGCCAATACTTCGACCCGGAAAGCGGCCTGCACTACAACCGGCACCGCTACTACAATCCCGAAACCGGCCGCTATTTGACGCCTGATCCGAGCAAGTTGGCGGGTGGGCTCAATGGGTATCGCTACACGGTGAACCCGACGGGGTGGGTGGATCCGTTGGGGTTGGTGGATTGTCCGGGGCAGGGTGGGTGTCGGCCGGCGGTTGGGGATCAGGATCCGGCGGCGAAGGTTGGGGTGGATGAGGGGGTGAAATCCCCTCCTAAACCTACATATCTTTATCGTGGAGACTTGAGGAAGCCAGAAGTCATTTTTAAAGAAGGCTTTATGAGCTTGGGGAAAAGCACTGATTTATTGCTTCATGTTTGGGATAACAGAGACCCGCCCAGTAATTTTGTCAGTACAACTACGGATGTTGATATTGGGACCTATTTCGGAACAAAATATAATACACGGAAAGGATATCTGTATGTCCTAAAGAAAATTCCTGGGCGTGATGTGAACAAGGAGCTGCCTCGCAACGATGTTCCATATAGTTATGAGCGCGAGATTGCCATTCCTGATCGAGTAAAAGCTGAAGATATTCTCGGAGCCACTCCCCTGAATAAAGATGGTTCCTATGTTGGGTATTCTATACCCAATCCTCAAAGGAAATAAAAAATGACTAAGCAAGTTATCCCAGTTATTACAAACGGTCGAAGAGAAGAGGTGGTACTTGATGTTAATGCCAGTAAATCAACCGTCCTGCTGACCTTCAAAAACGGCTGGTCAAAAAAATACTCCGGAGTGGATGTATACGAGTGCCTTGGCAAAATTATCCAAGAGCATTCTGATTCAAAATTTTTATGCAAGGGAGCTAAACTTAGTGTGCGACCTTCTAGTATGTCCTCGCAAATGTCTTCAGGAATAGCTGCTTATGAACATGTCTTAGGTAAGCGTGCATCGAGAGCGGATCTTGTTAATATATTCGATTATGAAGACCAAGATATAGTGAGTGATCCTCAGCTACAAAAAGATTATTTCTTTCTCTGGTTGGATTCTATAAAGGATGTGGATGAATAGAGTATGGATGTGTGGAGCAAGATATTTTGATCGATTTTAGCGATATAACTCGCGGTCCACTGCACAGTCAAAAGTCAATGAAATCCCAATGTGGGAGCGAGCTTGCTCGCGATAGCGGAGTATCAGTCACCCTCAATGGCAACTGACCCACCGTCATCGCGAGCAAGCTCGCTCCCACAGGTTCATCGGTGATTCGCCGGTCGCTACTCGCCTGCAGCCATTAAAAAAACCACCCCTTTGGCACCGATAACATCGTTTCTCGGCCCCGCGGCTTTTCCCTATATTGGCCCTCAGATCCGGTGGATGGCTCAACGTCCACCCCCTCAGTGTGAGTAGCCTCAATGAACAATAAACCTGACAGCACAGGGCTTGATAACGCCGGCGCGGGAACCCGGGCGGTCTGGGGTGGGGAGCAAGTCAGGCACCCCTACAACGCCACGCAAACCCCCATCGTGGCCAGCGCCGCGTACGGCTACGATGACATCGACGTCTGGTACGACGTCGCCTTGGGCAAGGCCCCCGGTTTTATCTACAGCCGCATGAGCAACCCCACCGTCGAGACCCTCGAAGCCAAGATTCGCGAGTTGGAAATGGCCGAGTCCGCCGTGGCCTTCAGCAGCGGCATGGCGGCGATCAGCAGCGTGCTCTACACCTTCCTGGCCCATGGCGATCGCGTGGTGTCGACCAAGGACAGCTACGGCGGCACCAACAAGATCTTCGAAGAGTTCCTGCCGCGCACCGGCGTGGCGGTGACCCTGTGCGAGACCTTCGATCACGACGACATCGAGCGTGAAATCGCAAAGGGCTGCCAGGTGCTGTACCTGGAAACTCCCACCAACCCGACCCTGAAAATCCTCGACATCCCGCGCCTGGTGGCGGCGGCCAAGCGTGTCGGCGCGGTGGTGGTGGCGGATAACACCTTTGCTACGCCACTGAACCAGAGCCCGCTGGCCTTGGGGGTGGACGTGGTGATTCACAGCGCCACCAAGTTCCTCAGCGGCCATGGCGACGTGCTCGGTGGCCTGGTGTGCGGCCGCGAAGCCTTGATGGCCAAGGTGCGTCATTACCGGGAAATCAACGGCGCGAGCCTCGACCCGTTCTCGGCCTACCTGATCATCCGCGGCATGAAGACCCTGGCGCTACGCATGCGCCAGCAACAGCACAGCGCCCGGGCCCTGGCCGAATTCCTCTGCACCGAACCCCTGGTGGAGTCGGTGAATTACCCGGGCCTGCCCAGCCACCCGAACCATGCCGTGGCCTGCGCGCAAATGTCTGGCTTCGGCGCCATCGTCAGCTTTGTCCTGGCCGGTGGCATGGACACCGTCAAGCTGCTCCTGCCACGCCTGCGCTTCGCCCATTGCGCGGGCAACCTGGGCGCGGTGGAAACCATCTACGGTCCGGCCCGCACCACCAGCCATGTCGAGAACACCTTGGAAGAACGCCAGGCCTTGGGCATCTCCGAAGGCCTGGTGCGGGTTTCGGTGGGTATCGAAGACACGGACGATTTATTGGATGACCTCAAACAGGCCTTCGCCTTTGTCAAAAAAACACTTGATCCGCAACTCAATGAAGTCCTCACCGAGACCGCAACCTGAAGTGTGAATGTTGATACCCGCGACAAGGCTGTCAGCGGGGCGTTCATGAATAGGAATAATAATAAAAGCTCAGTGGCGCTTGTCTTACTCGCGCAGAGGTAGAGGCGCGCCCTGACATTTCATGAGAAACAACCATGTCCATAACAGAACAACAAACTAATACGCGGACCGGCTTCAAGCAGGAAATGCAGACGCGCCATATCGTCATGTTGGCACTAGGCGGCGTCATTGGTACCGGGCTGTTCCTCACGTCCGGCTACACCGTCAACCAGGCCGGCCCCATGGGCGCGGTGATCGCCTACATCATCGGTGCGCTGATGGTCTACATGGTGATGATGTGCCTGGGCGAACTGGCGGTGCAGATGCCCGAAACCGGTTCGTTCAGCACCTACGCCACGCGTTTCCTCGGGCCCGGCACCGGCTACACGGTGGCCTGGCTGTATTGGCTGACGTGGACGGTGGCCATCGGTTCCGAGTTCACCGCTGCCGGTATCCTCATGTCCCGATGGTTTCCCGACACGCCGGTGTGGATCTGGAGCGCGCTGTTCGCCGGCGTGGTGTTTCTCACCAACGTGGTCTCGGTGCGTTTGTTCGCCGAGACCGAGTTCTGGTTGTCGTTGATCAAAGTACTGACCGTGGTGGTGTTCCTGCTGATCGGCGGTGGCGCGATTCTCGGCCTGTTGAACATCGACCAGGCCCATAGCATCGGCTTGAGCAACTTCACCCGCGAAGGACTTTTTCCTACCGGCTTCATGCCTATTGCGATGACGCTGCTGGCGGTGTCCTTCGCGTTTTCCGGCACTGAACTGATCGGCATCGCCGCCGGCGAAACCAAGGACCCGCAACGCAATGTACCGCGGGCCATTCGCACCACCGTGCTGCGCCTGGCGGTGTTTTTCGTCGGGACCATTTTTGTCCTGGCGACACTGCTGCCCCGCGAGCAAGCCGGCCTGGTGGAGAGCCCCTTCGTCACGGTGTTCACCTACATCGGCATTCCGTACTCCGCCGACATCATGAACTTCGTGATCATCAGCGCCCTGTTGTCGGCGGCCAACTCCGGGTTGTACGCCGCCTCGCGGATGCTCTGGACCCTCAGCGACCAGGGCCACCTGCCCAAGCAATTCTCGGCCCTGACCCGCATGGGCACGCCGCTCAACGCGATCATCGTCAGCATGGCCGGCGGCGCCGCCTCGTTGCTCAGCAGCGTGTTCGCCGCCGACACCATCTACCTGGCGCTGGTGTCGATCTCCGGCCTGGCCGTGGTGGTGGTGTGGATGAGCATCGCCGCGAGCCAGATCGCTTTCCGTCGTCACTATGTGGCCAACGGCGGCGACATTCGCGACCTCAAGTTCCGCGTTCGCGGTTATCCGTGGGTGCCGCTGGGGGCGCTGGTGTGCTGCAGCCTGGCGTGTGTCGGGATCGCCTTCGACCCTGAACAGCGGGTGGCGCTGTACTTCGGCTTGCCGTTCATCGCCTGGTGTTACTTCGTGTATTACATTACCCGCAAAAGCCGCGAGCGACGCTTGTCGGTTGCCCTCGTGGCACAACCGTCGGACGCGTTCTAAGCCGCGTCGACGGGGCGGGCAAACGTGCCCGGTGCGTGGGGGTCAACGAGGTCCAGATCATGAAGCAAAAAACGTTGCCCCCGTTGAATTGGCTGCGGGCATTCGAAGTGTCGGCCCGCTGCCTGAACTTCACCCACGCCGCCGACGAATTGTTTTTGACCCAGGGCGCGGTCAGCCAGCAGATCCGCCAATTGGAAAGCCACCTGGGGGTGGCGCTGTTCAAGCGCTTGCCCCGGGGCCTGGGCCTGACCGAGGAAGGCCAGGCGTACCTGCCGGTGGTGCAGGACGCGATCACGCGACTGGCAGTGGGCACCAACGAAATCTTTGGCCAGCACAAGCGCCGGCCAATCAAGGTGCGCGGCAGCCTGGCGTTTTTCGTGCACTGGCTGGCGCCGAAACTGGTGGACTTTCGCCAGGCCCATCCCCACGTCGACATCCGCTACATCAGCAACATCTGGGTCAAGGAACTGGACGGCGAAGACGACATGGAAATCCGCTGGGGCCACGGGCAATGGCCCGGCCTGGTGTCCCAGCGCCTGACCTGGGACACCTTGTTCCCGGTGTGCTCGCCGGCCTTGATGGCGACGCTGAAGGTGCCGGCGGACGTGGCGAAGCATTCGTTGTTGCACGTGCTGGGCTACGAAGAAGGGTGGGGGTACTGGCTGAAAATGGTCGGTGTCGACAGCGTCGATTCCTCGACCGGCATGCAATTCGACACACTGGTCTGCACGTTACGCATGGCCGAACTGGGGCAGGGCATCGCTCTGGCGCGGTCGTCGATGGTCAGTGAGTTGCTGGACGATGGGCGCCTGGTCGAACCCTTCGCCCAGCGTATCGAAGCCAGCGAATCGTTTTACCTGGTGCGCAGTTCCGGGGCCGAGCAACACCCGGACGCGGCGCGGTTTTCCACCTGGCTGGTGGAGCAGGCGCATCGTTTCAAGTGAGCCGTTTCAAGTGAATATCCGGAGTTGACCATGCGCTATGTGAGTACCCGAAATTCAGCCGTGCAGGTCGATTTCGAAAAAGTTGTGCTGTCGGCCATCGCTGAGGATGGCGGCCTGTTCGTCCCTGTCGAGCTGCCGCAGTTCGAATCCCAGGACATCGCTAACTGGTCCACATTGGCCTACGACGAACTGGCCTATCGAGTGATGCGTCCGTTCGTGGGCGAGGCGATCCCCGAGGCCGACTTCAAGCGGGTGCTCAAGGAAGCGGGCAGCCAGTTCAGCCATCGTTCTTTGGCGCCGTTGCATCAGGTGGATCGCAACGAGTGGGTCCTGGAATTGTTCCATGGGCCGACCCGCTCCTCGAAGGACTTTGCCGCGCAATTGCAGGCGCGACTGGTGCAGTACTTTTTGCGCAAACGCGGGCGTCGCGCCGTGGTGATCGGCGTCACCAACGGCGACACCGGCTTGGCCGCCATCGAGGCCTTCAAGCACTGTGACGAGACCGATGTGGTGGTGATTTATCCCGAGGCCGGAGTGCTGCAAGACCAGCTTCAAGACCTGCAAGCGACGGCGCATCCGCGGGTTCATCAAGTGGCCGTCGATGGCAGTTTCGATGAATGCCAGACCTTGGTCACTCAACTGTTCCGACAGCACGAGGCGATCAGTTTCAACTCCAGCAACTGGGTCAGCGTCATGGCGCAGTTGGTGTTTTATTTCCACGCGGTGCTGCAGTTGGGTGGCGGCCAGCGACCCATTGGCTTCAGCGTGCCGGCGGCGAGTTTTGCCGAGGTCTATGCCGGCTACATCGCGCAGAAGATGGGTTTGCCGATCACGCAGATGATCGTCGCCACCAACCAGAATGACGCGCTGCATCAGTTCTTTTTGAAGAACCACTACTCGCGATTGCGCGCCAGCAAGACCCTGTCGCCGGCCATGGATTTGTCGATCTTTTCCAACTTGGAACGGTTTCTCTGGGAGCTCTATGGGCACGATGATCAAGCGGTGAGCGCGCTGATGCACACCTTCGAAACCCGTGGCGAAATGACCATCGCCAACGAGTTCTGGCTACAGGCGCGGATGATCATCGACTCGTATGCGGTCAGCGATGAGCAGACGCTGGAGGAAATCACCTCGCTGTATCGCGACACCGGTTATGTCATCGACCCCCACACCGCCACCGGCGTGCTCGCGGCGCGCTTGTACCGCCGCAGCCTGGTGGCGCCGATGGTGACCTTGGGCGAGATCTCACCGGCCAAATCGGCGCAGTTGCTCGGTGAGTTGGGGATCAGCATTGCGGCGCAACAGCATCCAGTTTCCGAACATGGCCCGGCGCAGATTCATCGCATCCAGCCGGACGACCTCGCTGCCCTCCATCAACTGCTCGGCGCCCTATAACCGGAGGCCCCATGAAGCGAATCCTCGACCCCCTCGACGAACGCATCATCGCCGAACTGCGCCTTAACGCCCGCGCGGCCCACGCCGAGCTGGCGGCCAAGGTCAACCTCTCGCGCAACGCCGTACGCCAACGCATCGAACGCCTCGAACGCGACGGCGCGATCCAGGGCTATACAGTGCGCACCGGGGAGGGCGCGCAAGCGTCGTCGAACATCAACGCCGTGATCTTCGTCTACCGCTACGACCGCATGCGCGGCGCCGAGGTGTTGCAAGCGTTGCAGGCCATGCCGGAAGTGCTGCAGTGCGATGTGATGAGTGGCGAGTTTGACTTGATGCTGCGGGTGGGTGCGGCGAACCCGGAGCGGGTGCATAAAGTGTGGAAAGAAATCTCCGCGCTGCCCGGGGTAGAGAACACCGTGACGTCGTTTGTGTTGTCGTCGGTGGTCTAATGCCGCAGACGCCCAGCCACCACAACCCCGTGGCGAGGGAGCTTGCTCCCGCTGGGCTGCGAAGCAGCCCCAACCCGGTTGACCGCAATCTACCTGACCCACCGCACAGGCCAATTCCAGGGGCCGCTGCGCAGCCCGGCGGGAGCAAGCTCCCTCGCCACAAGAGCGGCCGGCGGTGTGTCAGCCAAGCAGGTGAATTTCCTGACACCAATAGACCTGGCACCGAGAAAACCTGTGGGAGCGAGCTTGCTCGCGATAGCGGTAAACCAGCCCCCATCGATGTACCTGACCTGGCCCCATCGCGAGCAAGCTCGCTCCCACAGGAGGAATGTGCCCAACCACTACCGTGGCGAGGGAGCTTGCTCCCGCTGGGCTGCGAAGCAGCCCCAACCAGGCTGACCACAATCCACCTGACCCACCGCGCAGGCCAATTCCAGGGGGCCGCTGCGCAGCCCAGCGGGAGCAAGCTCCCTCGCCACAAGAGCGGTCGGCGGTGTGTCAGCCAAGCAGTTGCATGCCCCAACACCAATAGACCAAGCACTGAAAAAAACTGTGGGAGCGAGCTTGCTCGCGATAGCGGTACACCAGCCACCACTGATGTACCTGACCTGGCCCCATCGCGAGCAAGCTCGCTCCCACAGGAGGAATGTGCCC of Pseudomonas fluorescens contains these proteins:
- a CDS encoding cystathionine gamma-synthase family protein, whose protein sequence is MNNKPDSTGLDNAGAGTRAVWGGEQVRHPYNATQTPIVASAAYGYDDIDVWYDVALGKAPGFIYSRMSNPTVETLEAKIRELEMAESAVAFSSGMAAISSVLYTFLAHGDRVVSTKDSYGGTNKIFEEFLPRTGVAVTLCETFDHDDIEREIAKGCQVLYLETPTNPTLKILDIPRLVAAAKRVGAVVVADNTFATPLNQSPLALGVDVVIHSATKFLSGHGDVLGGLVCGREALMAKVRHYREINGASLDPFSAYLIIRGMKTLALRMRQQQHSARALAEFLCTEPLVESVNYPGLPSHPNHAVACAQMSGFGAIVSFVLAGGMDTVKLLLPRLRFAHCAGNLGAVETIYGPARTTSHVENTLEERQALGISEGLVRVSVGIEDTDDLLDDLKQAFAFVKKTLDPQLNEVLTETAT
- a CDS encoding amino acid permease codes for the protein MSITEQQTNTRTGFKQEMQTRHIVMLALGGVIGTGLFLTSGYTVNQAGPMGAVIAYIIGALMVYMVMMCLGELAVQMPETGSFSTYATRFLGPGTGYTVAWLYWLTWTVAIGSEFTAAGILMSRWFPDTPVWIWSALFAGVVFLTNVVSVRLFAETEFWLSLIKVLTVVVFLLIGGGAILGLLNIDQAHSIGLSNFTREGLFPTGFMPIAMTLLAVSFAFSGTELIGIAAGETKDPQRNVPRAIRTTVLRLAVFFVGTIFVLATLLPREQAGLVESPFVTVFTYIGIPYSADIMNFVIISALLSAANSGLYAASRMLWTLSDQGHLPKQFSALTRMGTPLNAIIVSMAGGAASLLSSVFAADTIYLALVSISGLAVVVVWMSIAASQIAFRRHYVANGGDIRDLKFRVRGYPWVPLGALVCCSLACVGIAFDPEQRVALYFGLPFIAWCYFVYYITRKSRERRLSVALVAQPSDAF
- a CDS encoding LysR substrate-binding domain-containing protein yields the protein MKQKTLPPLNWLRAFEVSARCLNFTHAADELFLTQGAVSQQIRQLESHLGVALFKRLPRGLGLTEEGQAYLPVVQDAITRLAVGTNEIFGQHKRRPIKVRGSLAFFVHWLAPKLVDFRQAHPHVDIRYISNIWVKELDGEDDMEIRWGHGQWPGLVSQRLTWDTLFPVCSPALMATLKVPADVAKHSLLHVLGYEEGWGYWLKMVGVDSVDSSTGMQFDTLVCTLRMAELGQGIALARSSMVSELLDDGRLVEPFAQRIEASESFYLVRSSGAEQHPDAARFSTWLVEQAHRFK
- the thrC gene encoding threonine synthase gives rise to the protein MRYVSTRNSAVQVDFEKVVLSAIAEDGGLFVPVELPQFESQDIANWSTLAYDELAYRVMRPFVGEAIPEADFKRVLKEAGSQFSHRSLAPLHQVDRNEWVLELFHGPTRSSKDFAAQLQARLVQYFLRKRGRRAVVIGVTNGDTGLAAIEAFKHCDETDVVVIYPEAGVLQDQLQDLQATAHPRVHQVAVDGSFDECQTLVTQLFRQHEAISFNSSNWVSVMAQLVFYFHAVLQLGGGQRPIGFSVPAASFAEVYAGYIAQKMGLPITQMIVATNQNDALHQFFLKNHYSRLRASKTLSPAMDLSIFSNLERFLWELYGHDDQAVSALMHTFETRGEMTIANEFWLQARMIIDSYAVSDEQTLEEITSLYRDTGYVIDPHTATGVLAARLYRRSLVAPMVTLGEISPAKSAQLLGELGISIAAQQHPVSEHGPAQIHRIQPDDLAALHQLLGAL
- a CDS encoding Lrp/AsnC family transcriptional regulator encodes the protein MKRILDPLDERIIAELRLNARAAHAELAAKVNLSRNAVRQRIERLERDGAIQGYTVRTGEGAQASSNINAVIFVYRYDRMRGAEVLQALQAMPEVLQCDVMSGEFDLMLRVGAANPERVHKVWKEISALPGVENTVTSFVLSSVV